In Achromobacter pestifer, the DNA window GCGTGCCCTCCACTGGCGAGCACTGCCCCTTCGTGCATCTGTTCTTCGAATTCGCCGACGGTTCGCACATCGCCTTCTTCGACCTGGGCGACAACGGCCAGAGCCAGCCCGACCCCGCCACGCCGCGCTGGGTCAACCACTTCGCCATGGAAATCCGCGGCGACGCCGAGCTGGAGCGGATGCGCCAGCGGCTGCTGTCCCATGGCGTCGAGGTGGTGGGGCCGACCGACCACCACTTCATCCGCTCGATCTATTTCTTCGATCCCAACGGCGTCCGGCTCGAACTGACCTTGCGCCTGCCGGTGGACGACTACGTCGCCCGCAAGCGCCGCAGCGCCCATGACGACCTGGCGGCCTGGACCCGCGACAAGGCCGCCGGCCTGATGCCCGGTGCCAGCGGCACCAGCAGCCAGCAGCGCAGCCAGGCCCACGCCGGCTGAGCCGCCCCACTTTCCATCCATTCAAGGAACACCATGAGCAAACCCTTCGCCTCCCAGGCCGACCTGGCGGAAAAGAAGATCTCCTTCGAGCGCCTGTCCGACAACGCCTACGCCTACGTGGCCGACGGCGACCCCAACTCGGGCGTGATCATCGGCGACGACAGCGTGATGGTGGTCGACGCGACCGCGACGCCGGCCATGGCCCAGGCGCTGATCCGCGCCATCCGCGGCGTCACCGACAAGCCCATCCGCCACGTGGCGCTGACCCACTATCACGCCGTGCGCGTGCTGGGCGCATCCGCCTTCGCCGCCGAAGGCGCGGCCAACGTGTACGCCAGCCGCGGCACGCATGAACTCATCGTCGAGCGCGGCCAGGCCGACATGGATTCGGAGATCGGCCGTTTCCCGCGGCTGTTTCAGTCCGCCGAAGGCATTCCGGGACTGACCTGGCCCACCGTGGTGTTCGAGCGCGAACTGACCGTGTTCCTGGGCAGCCTCGAAGTGCGCATGCTGCACCTGGGCGCCGGCCACACCCGCGGCGACTCCATCGTCTGGATTCCATCGCAGGGCATCTGTTTCTCCGGCGACCTGGTGGAGTTCAACGCGGGCGTGTACACGGGCGATGCCTACTTGTCCGACTGGCCCGCCACGCTGGACGCGCTGCAAGCGCTGGAACCGCGCCAGATGGTGCCGGGCCGCGGCCCCGCGCTGACCACGCCCGCCGCCTGCCGCGAGGCCATCGGCTACACGCGCAGCTGGGTCGAAACGCTGTACGGCTGCGCCCGCCAGGGCGTGGAGCAAGGCAAGAGCCTGAAGCAGGTCTATGAAGACACGCGCCGCGTGATGGACCCGGAGTTCGGCCACGTCGTCATCTACGAACACGCGATTCCCTTCGACGTCTCGCGCGCCTATGACGAGGCCAGCGGCATCACCGATCCGCGCGTCTGGACCGCCCAGCGCGACCGCGACATGTGGGCCGAACTCACCGCCTGATCCCGGCACGCCCCCGCGCCACGAGGCCCCGCCGCGGGCCTTTTCATCCGATACGGAGCACCTGAACATGAAACTCGCCACCCTGAGCAACGGCGCCCGCGACGGCGCCCTGGCCGTCGTCGACCGCGGCCTGACCCGCCTGCGCGCCGTGCCCCACATCGCCGCCACCTTGCAGCAGGCGCTGGACGACTGGGCCCGCGCCGCGCCGCTGCTGCAGGCCGAATACGAGGCGCTGAACGCCGGCGAAGGCGCCAGCCAGCCCTTTGATCCTGCCCGTTGCGCCGCGCCCCTGCCGCGCGCCTACCAATGGCTGGACGCGTCGGCCTACCTGAACCACGTCGAGTTGACGCGCCGCGCCCGCGGCGGCGAGATGCCGCCTTCCTTCCTGAGCGATCCGCTGATGTACCAGGGCGCATCGGACGACTTCATGGGTCCCTGCGAGGACATCACCGCCGCCAGCGAGGAACTGGGCGTGGACCTGGAAGCCGAAATCGTGGTGGTGACCGACGACGTGCCGCTGGGCGTGGACGCGGACACGGCGCTTGCGCACGTAGCGCTGCTGGGCCTGGTCAACGACGTGACCTTGCGCAACGTGGTGCTGCCCGAACTGTCCAAGGGCTTCGGCTTCCTGCAGGGCAAGCCGGCCTCGGCGCTATCGCCCGTGCTGGTCACGCCCGACGAGCTGGCACCCTACTGGCGCGGCGGCAAGCTGCACCGCGCCATGCAGGTATGGCTCAACGGCCAGCAGATCGGCCAGCCCCAGGCGGGCGAGGAAATGCAGTTCCATTTCGGCGAGCTGATCGCGCACGCCGCCCGCACGCGCCGCCTGGGCGCGGGCACCCTGGTGGGCAGCGGCACCATTTCGAATGCCAGCGACGCCGCCGGCGTGTGCTGCCTGGTCGAAGCACGCGTGCGCGAAAAACTGCGCGACGGCGAAATGCGCACGCCCTTCCTCAAACACGGCGACCGCGTGCGCATCGGCATGCGCGACGACGCGGGCGCAAGCCTGTTCGGCGACATCGACCAACAGGTGCGCATTCCTGGCACGCGCCCCATGCCTGGCGCCGTATCGGCCAGCGCGCCCGAAACCACCGCCGCCTGACCGGAAAGCCTCATGAACGACACGCCCGCCCTCACCCTGCACAGCTACTGGCGCAGTTCCGCGGCCTACCGGGTCCGCATCGCCCTGGCCTTGAAGGGCCTGCCCTACCGGCAGGTCACCTGGCACATGGTCAAAGGCGAACACCAGCAGCCCGCCTATCGCTCGCTGGCGCCCTTCGGCCTGGTGCCCATGCTGGAAATCGACGGCCTGCGCCTGCAGCAGTCGCTGGCCATCATCGAGTACCTGGACGAGCGCCATCCCGGCGCGCCGCTGCTGCCGGCCGATCCGGCGCTGCGCGCGCAGGCCCGCGCGCTGGCGCAGCTGATCGCCTGTGAAATGCATCCACTCAACAATCTGCGGGCGCTCAAGCGCCTGCGCGCGCAGTTCGGCGCGGATGACGAACAGATCCAGGACTGGTACCGCCACTGGTGCGCGGAAGGCTTCCAGGCCTTCGAGGCGGCGTTGCCCGCGGCGCAGGAAGGCGGCTACGCGCTGGGCGCCGCGCCCACGCTGGTCGAGTGCTACCTGATCCCGCAGGTCTACAACGCCTTGCGCTACGGCGCGGACCTGGCGCCCTTCGAACGGGTCCGCGCCATCGTCCAGGCCTGCGCCGGCCAGCCTGCCTTCGAAGCGGCCCGCCCGGAAAACCAGCCCGACGCGCCGCAGAGCGCGGCGGCCTAGGCAACGCCCCCCAATAAGAAGCTGAACCGCCGCATTCCCCCAACGGAGACAACCATGCAGACAGAAATCCCCGCCGACGGCGCCGCCGTCGCATCCGCCCACCGGGCCGCGTCCGGGCCGCTGGTCAGCGCCGACGACCGCAAGGTGCTGGCCGCCACGTTGGTCGGCTCGGCCATCGAGTGGTACGACTACTTCATCTACGTCCAGGCCGCCGGCCTGGTGCTGGGTTCGCTGTTCTTCGCGCCTTTCGCCAAGGAGAACCCGGAACTGTCGCTGATCCTGTCCTTCGCGACCGTGGGCGTGGCCTTCCTGTTCCGGCCGCTGGGCGCCATCGTCTGCGGCCATCTGGGCGACCGCTATGGCCGCAAGCGGGTGCTGGCGGCCACGCTGATCCTGATGGGCGTGTCCACCGCGCTGATCGGCGTGCTGCCCACCTACGCGCAGATCGGCCTCTGGGCGCCGGTGATGCTGGTGACGCTGCGCGTGCTGCAAGGCTTTTCCGCCGGCGGCGAATGGGGCGGCGCGGCGCTCATGGCGGTCGAGCATGCGCCCCGCGACCGGCGCTCGCTGTTCGGCGCCTTCCCGCAGATCGGCGTGCCGCTGGGAATGATCGTCGCCACCGGCGTGCTGTGGTGCATTACCTCCCTGGTCGGCCCGGACAACTTCATGGCCTGGGGCTGGCGCGTGTCCTTCCTGCTGTCCATCGCGCTCATCATCGTCGGCGTCTTCATCCGCCGCGCCGTCGAGGAATCGCCTGTATTCCTGGAAATGCAGTCGCGCCGCAGCCATTCATCGGCGCCGCTGGGCACGCTGTTGCGCAAGCATCCGCGCCAGATCCTGCTGACCACGCTGATCTTCGTGGGCAACAGCACGGCGGGCTACCTGCTGGTCGGCTTCTTCATCAGCTACGGCAGCCGCACGCTGCACATGCCGCCGCAGCAGGTGCTGATGATCTGCACGCTGGCCGCCGCCTGCTGGCTGGGCACCACGCTGCTGGGCGGCTGGCTGGGCGACCGCATCGGCCGCGTGCGCACCTTCCAGCTCGGCTACGTGCTGCTGGCGCTGTGGGCCATACCGATGTGGTCCTTCATCGAATCCGGCGATGTCATGCAGTTTGCCTTCGCCCTGGCCGTGCTGTCGGTGCCGCTGGGCCTGACCTACGGCCCGCAGGCCGCGCTGTACGCCGAAATGTTCCCGGCCGACGTGCGCTACTCCGGCGTGTCGGCAGGCTATGCGCTGGGCTCCATCCTGGGCGGCGCCTTCGCCGCGATGATCGCGCAGTCCATCATCACCGCCACGGGCCAGTCCTGGCATGTGGGCGTGTACGTCATCGCCATGGCGGTGGTGTCCTTCGTCGCCGTGACCCTGGTCAAGGACCGGCCCGGCGTCACGCTGCACGCCGATTGAACCCGATCCCTCCTGAAGCCATTCATCCACGCACGCCATGAGCCCCACCATCCGCCAGGACGACCTGATCGAGTCCATCGCCAGCGCGCTGCAGTACATCAGCCACTACCACCCGGCCGACTACATCGCGCACCTGGCCCGCGCCTACGAACGCGAAGCCAGCGCGCCGGCGCGCGACGCCATGGCGCAGATCCTGGCCAGCTCGCGCATGGCCGCCATCGGCCGGCGGCCCATCTGCCAGGACACCGGCATCGTCAACGTGTTCCTGGAAGTCGGCATGGACGTGCGTTGGGAGGGCTTTACCGGCGGCCTGGAAGATGCCGTCAACGCCGGCGTGCGGCGCGCCTACCTGGACCCGGACAATCCGCTGCGGGCCTCGGTGGTGGCGGACCCGCTGTTCGGCCGCGGCAACACCCGCGACAACACGCCCGCCGTCATCAGCATGCGCATCGTGCCGGGCGCCAGCGTGGCCGTCACCGTGGCAGCCAAGGGCGGCGGTTCGGAGAACAAGGCGCGGCTGGCCATGCTGAACCCGGCCGACAGCATTGTCGACTGGGTACTGGCGCAGATTCCCGCCATGGGCGCCGGCTGGTGCCCGCCCGGCATGCTGGGCATAGGCGTGGGCGGCACCGCCGAAAAAGCGGTGCTGCTGGCCAAGGAAAGCCTGATGCAGCCCCTGGACATGCATGAACTGCAGGCCCGGGCGCAGCGCGGCGAAACACTGGCGTCCGAAGACGCGCTGCGGCTCGAACTGCACGAGCGCGTCAACGCCCTGGGCGTGGGCGCGCAGGGTCTGGGCGGCCTTACCACCGTGCTGGACGTGAAGATCAAGACCTACCCCACGCACGCGGCCGCCAAGCCCATCGCGCTGATCCCCAATTGCGCGGCCACGCGCCATGCAAGCTTCGTGCTGGACGGCTCCGGCCCCACCCACCTGGCCCCGCCCTCGCTGGATCTCTGGCCCGACCTGGGACCGGAACGCGCAGCCGGCACGGGCCGTCGCGTGAACCTGGACACCCTCACCCGCGAGGAAGTCGCGTCCTGGCGCGCCGGTGAAACCCTGTTGCTCAATGGCCGCATGCTGACCGGACGCGACGCCGCGCACCAGCGCATCCGCGAAATGCTGGCCCGCGGCGAACCCCTGCCCGCCGACTTCCGCGGCCGCGCCATCTATTACGTGGGCCCGGTGGACGCCGTGCGCGACGAGGCCGTCGGCCCCGCCGGCCCCACCACCTCGACCCGCATGGACGGCTACACCGACATGATGCTGGCGCAAACGGGGCTATTGACGATGATAGGCAAGGCCGAACGCGGCCCGCAGGCGGTCGAAGCGATCCGGCGCCACCGGGCGGCCTACCTGATCGCGGTGGGCGGCGCGGCCTATCTGGTGTCCCGCGCCATCCGCAGCGCCCGCGTCGTCGCCTTCGAGGACCTGGGCATGGAAGCGATCCATGAATTCGAAGTCACGGACATGCCCGTGACCGTGGCGGTGGACGCCGAGGGCGGCAACCTGCATGTGTCGGGGCCCGCGCAGTGGCGGCGGGCGGCGGGGGCCAGGGAGATACCGGTGGCCTTGGCGGGGGCTGCATGACCACGGAGGTCAGCGCAGCCCTCCAAGGTGCTTCCTGGAATGCGCCACGGCTCAGCGTGCCTTCAGCCCAGCTTGAATTCCACCACCGCCCCGCCGCTGCCATACAGCGGCGCATATTCCAGCACCTTGGCGCCGCGGAACCGGTCGCCCAGCGCGCCCAGCAGCCAGGACATGTGCTTGAAGCCCATTTCCGCCTTGGCCTGCCCGGCGTACTCCGGCATCGCCGCGCGCAGTTGCGCGGCGTCGCCGCTTTCCAGCAGCGCCAGCATGCGGCGGTTCCAGTCGTCGTCGGACTGCGAGATCAGGCGGTCGGATTCCGGCGCCACCGGCTCGCGGAACATGGTGTTGGACAGCCCGCCTATGCCGATGACCGCCGCCCGCTTGCCCTGCGCCGCGGCCGCCTGCACCGCGATGCGGCTGAGCTGCTCCGTCTGCGCGTTGTCGTGGTACAGGTTGTTGGCCGCCAGCGTCACGGGCAGCGCATCCGAACCGAAGCCCATCAGCGTGCTGACCGTGATGGTGCCCGTGTCGATGGGAAACTGGTCGTAGTCCACGCCGCGCGCATGGATGCCGGCGTCGCGGCAGCCCTGCACGCAGGCTTCGGCCAGGCTCGCGTCGCCGGCGATGTCGAAGGGCAGCTCGCCGTACTCGTGCCAGTTCTCGTCCACGTGCACGCCGGTGCTGCGCGCGCGCGTGATCCACAGCTGGTCCAGCACCGCCATCCACTGTGTCGAATACACCAGCACCACGTCGGGCCGGGAAGCTGCCAGCGTCTTGCCGGCCGCGCGCAGCGCCTGGTTCAGCCGTCCCCAGGGCGCCACGTCGCTGCGCAGCTGCGGCAGCGGGCTGCCGGGAACGAGAAATGCGGATACGAGGGTCATGGCATGTCTCCTTCGAGGGCTAGGCCGCCGCGCCGGCGGATGCTTCGAGGCGGGACAGCCCCGCCTCCTGCAGATTCCATTCCATCACCGCGTTGCCGGTGCCGATCACGGTGCCATAGCCGTGGAACTTGCCCGCCAGCTGCGGATAGCCCATGGCCGCGTGCATCCAGGTGAAGGCGCCCGATTTCACTTCGGCGAAGGCTTCGTCGATGAACTGGGGCAGCAGCTCGAACACCTCGCCCATCCGGCCCTTGCGCATCAGTTCGATCATGCGGATGTCCCACAGATAGCCGTCGTAGCGCGCCGGATGCTCCTTGGACATGTCCTCGGGCACCTCGGGCTGTTCGTGGAAATGCCAGTGCGACAGCGTATTGCTGGCCAGCAGGACCGCCCGCCGCCCGCTCTTGC includes these proteins:
- the maiA gene encoding maleylacetoacetate isomerase; amino-acid sequence: MNDTPALTLHSYWRSSAAYRVRIALALKGLPYRQVTWHMVKGEHQQPAYRSLAPFGLVPMLEIDGLRLQQSLAIIEYLDERHPGAPLLPADPALRAQARALAQLIACEMHPLNNLRALKRLRAQFGADDEQIQDWYRHWCAEGFQAFEAALPAAQEGGYALGAAPTLVECYLIPQVYNALRYGADLAPFERVRAIVQACAGQPAFEAARPENQPDAPQSAAA
- a CDS encoding fumarate hydratase codes for the protein MSPTIRQDDLIESIASALQYISHYHPADYIAHLARAYEREASAPARDAMAQILASSRMAAIGRRPICQDTGIVNVFLEVGMDVRWEGFTGGLEDAVNAGVRRAYLDPDNPLRASVVADPLFGRGNTRDNTPAVISMRIVPGASVAVTVAAKGGGSENKARLAMLNPADSIVDWVLAQIPAMGAGWCPPGMLGIGVGGTAEKAVLLAKESLMQPLDMHELQARAQRGETLASEDALRLELHERVNALGVGAQGLGGLTTVLDVKIKTYPTHAAAKPIALIPNCAATRHASFVLDGSGPTHLAPPSLDLWPDLGPERAAGTGRRVNLDTLTREEVASWRAGETLLLNGRMLTGRDAAHQRIREMLARGEPLPADFRGRAIYYVGPVDAVRDEAVGPAGPTTSTRMDGYTDMMLAQTGLLTMIGKAERGPQAVEAIRRHRAAYLIAVGGAAYLVSRAIRSARVVAFEDLGMEAIHEFEVTDMPVTVAVDAEGGNLHVSGPAQWRRAAGAREIPVALAGAA
- a CDS encoding tRNA U-34 5-methylaminomethyl-2-thiouridine biosynthesis protein codes for the protein MTLVSAFLVPGSPLPQLRSDVAPWGRLNQALRAAGKTLAASRPDVVLVYSTQWMAVLDQLWITRARSTGVHVDENWHEYGELPFDIAGDASLAEACVQGCRDAGIHARGVDYDQFPIDTGTITVSTLMGFGSDALPVTLAANNLYHDNAQTEQLSRIAVQAAAAQGKRAAVIGIGGLSNTMFREPVAPESDRLISQSDDDWNRRMLALLESGDAAQLRAAMPEYAGQAKAEMGFKHMSWLLGALGDRFRGAKVLEYAPLYGSGGAVVEFKLG
- a CDS encoding VOC family protein; translation: MTLTPSHASPAGARPAIQGLHHFAWRCRDAEETRHFYEDILGLPLVHVVKEERVPSTGEHCPFVHLFFEFADGSHIAFFDLGDNGQSQPDPATPRWVNHFAMEIRGDAELERMRQRLLSHGVEVVGPTDHHFIRSIYFFDPNGVRLELTLRLPVDDYVARKRRSAHDDLAAWTRDKAAGLMPGASGTSSQQRSQAHAG
- a CDS encoding MFS transporter yields the protein MQTEIPADGAAVASAHRAASGPLVSADDRKVLAATLVGSAIEWYDYFIYVQAAGLVLGSLFFAPFAKENPELSLILSFATVGVAFLFRPLGAIVCGHLGDRYGRKRVLAATLILMGVSTALIGVLPTYAQIGLWAPVMLVTLRVLQGFSAGGEWGGAALMAVEHAPRDRRSLFGAFPQIGVPLGMIVATGVLWCITSLVGPDNFMAWGWRVSFLLSIALIIVGVFIRRAVEESPVFLEMQSRRSHSSAPLGTLLRKHPRQILLTTLIFVGNSTAGYLLVGFFISYGSRTLHMPPQQVLMICTLAAACWLGTTLLGGWLGDRIGRVRTFQLGYVLLALWAIPMWSFIESGDVMQFAFALAVLSVPLGLTYGPQAALYAEMFPADVRYSGVSAGYALGSILGGAFAAMIAQSIITATGQSWHVGVYVIAMAVVSFVAVTLVKDRPGVTLHAD
- a CDS encoding fumarylacetoacetate hydrolase family protein, which encodes MKLATLSNGARDGALAVVDRGLTRLRAVPHIAATLQQALDDWARAAPLLQAEYEALNAGEGASQPFDPARCAAPLPRAYQWLDASAYLNHVELTRRARGGEMPPSFLSDPLMYQGASDDFMGPCEDITAASEELGVDLEAEIVVVTDDVPLGVDADTALAHVALLGLVNDVTLRNVVLPELSKGFGFLQGKPASALSPVLVTPDELAPYWRGGKLHRAMQVWLNGQQIGQPQAGEEMQFHFGELIAHAARTRRLGAGTLVGSGTISNASDAAGVCCLVEARVREKLRDGEMRTPFLKHGDRVRIGMRDDAGASLFGDIDQQVRIPGTRPMPGAVSASAPETTAA
- a CDS encoding MBL fold metallo-hydrolase; the protein is MSKPFASQADLAEKKISFERLSDNAYAYVADGDPNSGVIIGDDSVMVVDATATPAMAQALIRAIRGVTDKPIRHVALTHYHAVRVLGASAFAAEGAANVYASRGTHELIVERGQADMDSEIGRFPRLFQSAEGIPGLTWPTVVFERELTVFLGSLEVRMLHLGAGHTRGDSIVWIPSQGICFSGDLVEFNAGVYTGDAYLSDWPATLDALQALEPRQMVPGRGPALTTPAACREAIGYTRSWVETLYGCARQGVEQGKSLKQVYEDTRRVMDPEFGHVVIYEHAIPFDVSRAYDEASGITDPRVWTAQRDRDMWAELTA